A window of the Thalassospira indica genome harbors these coding sequences:
- the cobT gene encoding cobaltochelatase subunit CobT, whose protein sequence is MKNDEALSGFLRGTAATFRALAGRNDLEVGFVKGGRPGGYGEHVRLPMPKQSMPKDEVADLRGVADGWALKMRHHDATLHAKRMPETAEAQAVYDALETARVEAVGSRYFPGVRKNLREHAEQDCHAKNYHRVTSRDDAPFADAIGMLAREVFTGEKAPESAGPLIDLWRSHIEENAGSDLSNLRDLLDDQDAFARGMRKLLDHLSLEDDLDDAPPEQEGEDDEQKDGENDPDQEDMESQGGQQGQNDDSEPDGSDDQTDAGSEEAEAGEGDIDDQQLEAMSQEEKPAGPGEQPEFDGRNEPVERGYEPFTREFDEVVTADDLCENLELSRLRAMLDKQLANLQNVVSKLANRLQRRLMAQQNRGWDFDLEEGILDAAKLARIVSTPSTSLSFKQEQDTDFRDTVVTLLIDNSGSMRGRPITIAALSADILARTLERCGVKVEILGFTTRQWKGGQSRESWVEAGKPPKPGRLNDLRHIIYKAADTPWRRARKNLGLMLREGLLKENIDGEALLWAHERLLGRTEQRRIMMVISDGAPVDDSTLSVNSGNYLERHLREVIEWIETRSPVELLAIGIGHDVTRYYRRAVTINDPEELGGTMLRELSDLFDEQGARQPKRPMRHVPADNAQARDHATGDRDRW, encoded by the coding sequence ATGAAGAATGATGAGGCTCTTTCCGGCTTCTTGCGCGGTACGGCAGCGACGTTTCGTGCGCTTGCCGGGCGCAATGATCTGGAAGTCGGCTTTGTCAAAGGCGGGCGTCCGGGCGGCTATGGTGAACATGTGCGTTTGCCGATGCCCAAACAGTCCATGCCCAAGGATGAAGTCGCCGATCTGCGCGGTGTTGCCGATGGCTGGGCGCTTAAGATGCGTCACCATGATGCCACCCTGCACGCCAAACGCATGCCCGAAACCGCCGAGGCTCAGGCTGTTTACGATGCGCTTGAAACTGCACGTGTCGAAGCAGTGGGTTCGCGGTATTTCCCCGGTGTGCGCAAAAACCTTCGCGAACATGCCGAGCAGGACTGCCATGCCAAGAATTATCACCGTGTGACATCACGCGACGATGCCCCCTTTGCTGATGCTATCGGCATGCTGGCGCGTGAAGTCTTTACCGGTGAAAAGGCCCCGGAATCTGCCGGTCCGCTGATTGATCTGTGGCGTTCACATATCGAAGAAAATGCCGGCTCAGACCTGAGTAACCTGCGCGATCTGCTCGATGATCAGGATGCCTTTGCGCGCGGCATGCGCAAATTGCTCGATCACCTTTCGCTTGAAGACGACCTCGACGATGCCCCGCCCGAACAGGAGGGCGAGGATGACGAGCAAAAAGACGGCGAAAATGATCCCGATCAGGAAGACATGGAAAGTCAAGGCGGCCAGCAGGGCCAGAATGACGATTCCGAACCTGATGGCAGCGATGATCAAACCGATGCCGGTTCCGAAGAAGCCGAAGCCGGTGAAGGCGATATTGACGACCAGCAGCTTGAAGCCATGTCGCAGGAAGAAAAGCCTGCCGGACCGGGCGAGCAGCCGGAATTCGATGGCCGCAACGAGCCTGTTGAACGTGGCTATGAGCCGTTTACCCGCGAATTTGACGAGGTCGTCACCGCAGATGATCTGTGTGAAAACCTCGAACTGTCGCGCCTGCGCGCGATGCTTGATAAGCAGCTGGCCAACCTTCAGAACGTGGTTTCCAAGCTTGCCAACCGTCTGCAACGCCGCCTGATGGCGCAGCAGAACCGTGGCTGGGACTTCGACCTTGAAGAAGGCATTCTTGATGCCGCCAAGCTGGCCCGGATCGTCTCGACCCCGTCGACGTCGCTATCGTTCAAGCAGGAACAGGATACCGATTTTCGCGATACGGTTGTCACCCTTCTGATCGATAATTCCGGCTCCATGCGCGGCCGTCCGATTACGATTGCCGCCCTGTCGGCTGATATTCTGGCCCGTACACTGGAACGCTGTGGCGTTAAGGTCGAAATCCTTGGTTTCACCACCCGTCAGTGGAAAGGTGGCCAGTCGCGCGAAAGCTGGGTCGAGGCCGGGAAACCGCCGAAACCCGGTCGTCTGAACGATCTGCGTCACATCATCTACAAGGCTGCCGACACGCCTTGGCGTCGGGCACGCAAGAACCTTGGTCTGATGCTGCGCGAGGGGCTGCTAAAGGAAAACATCGACGGCGAAGCACTGCTTTGGGCGCATGAACGTCTTCTGGGTCGCACCGAACAACGCCGGATCATGATGGTGATTTCCGATGGTGCGCCGGTGGATGACTCGACCCTTTCGGTCAATTCCGGAAACTATCTGGAACGTCATCTGCGCGAAGTGATCGAATGGATCGAAACCAGATCACCGGTCGAACTTCTGGCGATCGGGATCGGTCATGACGTCACGCGCTATTATCGCCGTGCGGTGACGATCAACGATCCGGAAGAACTCGGTGGCACCATGTTGCGCGAATTGTCCGATCTGTTTGATGAACAAGGCGCGCGCCAGCCAAAACGCCCGATGCGCCATGTGCCAGCCGATAATGCGCAAGCCCGCGATCACGCCACAGGCGATCGC
- the cobS gene encoding cobaltochelatase subunit CobS, translating to MSQGYEASGAAAEHPLDTPDITISVRETFGIDIDMEVPAFSQGSEHVPAIDPTYRFDRDTTMAILAGFAHNRRVMIQGYHGTGKSTHIEQVAARLNWPCVRVNLDSHISRIDLIGKDAIVLRDGKQITEFREGILPWALKRPVAMVFDEYDAGRPDVMFVIQRVLEVDGKLTLLDQNKVIHPHSHFRLFATSNTVGLGDTTGLYHGTQQINQAQMDRWSIIATLNYLSVEDETNIVTAKVPAFDTAEGRQKIEAMVALANLTRQGFVAGDISTVMSPRTVITLAENAKIFGDVSYAFRVTFLNRCDEVERPILAEYYQRCFGEELPEEAINVMVR from the coding sequence ATGAGCCAAGGTTACGAAGCGAGCGGTGCAGCGGCAGAACATCCGCTTGATACACCCGACATCACCATTTCCGTCCGTGAAACGTTCGGGATCGATATCGATATGGAAGTCCCGGCATTCAGTCAGGGCAGCGAACATGTGCCGGCGATTGATCCGACCTATCGTTTTGATCGCGATACCACGATGGCGATCCTGGCGGGCTTTGCCCATAACCGCCGCGTGATGATCCAGGGTTATCACGGCACCGGTAAATCGACCCATATCGAGCAGGTGGCAGCGCGTCTGAACTGGCCGTGCGTGCGTGTAAACCTTGATAGCCACATCAGCCGTATCGACCTGATCGGTAAGGACGCGATTGTTCTGCGTGATGGCAAACAGATCACCGAATTCCGCGAGGGCATTTTGCCTTGGGCGCTCAAACGCCCTGTCGCGATGGTCTTTGATGAATATGATGCCGGTCGCCCGGATGTGATGTTCGTGATCCAGCGTGTGCTTGAAGTCGATGGCAAGCTGACCCTTCTTGATCAGAACAAGGTCATCCACCCGCATTCGCATTTCCGCCTGTTTGCGACCTCGAACACGGTCGGTCTTGGCGATACAACGGGCCTGTATCACGGCACCCAGCAGATTAACCAGGCGCAGATGGACCGTTGGTCGATCATTGCGACGCTGAATTATCTGTCGGTCGAAGACGAAACCAACATCGTCACCGCCAAGGTTCCGGCGTTTGATACTGCCGAAGGCCGCCAGAAGATCGAGGCAATGGTTGCCCTTGCCAACCTGACGCGTCAGGGCTTTGTGGCCGGTGATATCTCAACCGTCATGAGTCCGCGTACCGTGATCACGCTTGCCGAAAACGCCAAGATTTTTGGCGACGTTTCCTATGCCTTCCGCGTAACGTTCCTTAACCGTTGCGACGAAGTCGAACGTCCGATTTTGGCGGAATATTATCAGCGTTGCTTTGGTGAAGAACTGCCCGAGGAAGCCATTAATGTAATGGTTCGCTAA
- a CDS encoding DnaJ domain-containing protein, translating into MNRGHRNKRKTLYHEEPVLPECDWPECDGHGEFRAPKDRKLRDYYKFCLEHVREYNKSWNYYAGMKAEDIENDMRRDTHWQRPTWQFGHIRGSKKPFNFKFKDGFGFFNEDGDQTHHGPGAEARANAERKRKSEEAQRRAGAMGMPAEQQEAMATLDLGWPFTRDELKTKYKALSKKYHPDANGGDKAAEERFKRISAAYTSLTRYIRDLEARVTL; encoded by the coding sequence ATGAACCGAGGACACCGCAACAAGCGCAAGACGCTTTACCATGAAGAACCCGTTCTGCCGGAATGTGACTGGCCGGAATGTGACGGGCATGGGGAATTCCGTGCGCCCAAGGATCGCAAGTTGCGTGACTATTACAAGTTCTGTCTGGAACATGTCCGTGAATACAACAAGTCGTGGAACTATTATGCAGGCATGAAGGCCGAGGATATCGAAAACGACATGCGTCGCGATACCCACTGGCAGCGCCCGACATGGCAGTTCGGTCATATCCGCGGATCAAAAAAACCGTTCAACTTCAAATTCAAGGACGGGTTCGGCTTCTTTAACGAAGACGGCGACCAGACCCATCACGGCCCCGGTGCCGAAGCCAGGGCCAATGCCGAACGCAAACGCAAAAGCGAAGAAGCCCAGCGTCGCGCTGGCGCCATGGGCATGCCTGCCGAACAGCAAGAGGCCATGGCGACCCTCGATTTGGGATGGCCGTTCACCCGCGATGAACTCAAGACGAAATACAAGGCACTTTCCAAAAAGTACCACCCTGATGCCAATGGCGGCGACAAGGCGGCCGAGGAACGGTTCAAGCGGATCAGTGCGGCCTATACATCACTCACGCGCTATATCCGCGATCTTGAAGCGCGCGTGACACTTTAG